From a region of the Drosophila ananassae strain 14024-0371.13 chromosome XL, ASM1763931v2, whole genome shotgun sequence genome:
- the LOC6503693 gene encoding inositol hexakisphosphate and diphosphoinositol-pentakisphosphate kinase isoform X4, whose protein sequence is MSYTELESGYQDLRQGSAAAAASAAAHNQQQQQQQQQRQHPLSTSTSAGGQQQQHRVGFYLGQDGNGDTDFGDSNDGMDSDTSTSSSNSKQVVVGICAMAKKTQSKPMKEILTRLGEFEFIKLVTFEENVILREPVQNWPTCDCLVSFHSKGFPLEKAIEYAQLRNPFVLNNLHMQYDIQDRRRVYAILEKEGIEIPRYAVLDRDSPDPKHHELIESEDHVEVNGITFNKPFVEKPVSAEDHNIYIYYPTSAGGGSQRLFRKIGSRSSVYSPESRVRKTGSFIYEDFMPTDVYFSGTDVKVYTVGPDYAHAEARKSPALDGKVERDSEGKEIRYPVILNHSEKLISRKVCLAFKQTVCGFDLLRANGKSYVCDVNGFSFVKNSNKYYDDCAKILGNMILRELTPTLHIPWSVPFQLDDPPIVPTTFGKMMELRCVVAVIRHGDRTPKQKMKVEVRHPKFFEIFEKYDGYKLGHVKLKRPKQLQEILDIARFLLSEIHTKAHAEIEEKESKLEQLKNVLEMYGHFSGINRKVQMKYQPRGRPRGSSSDDSKSADTPIEPSLVLILKWGGELTPAGRIQAEELGRIFRCMYPGGQGRSDYSGTQGLGLLRLHSTFRHDLKIYASDEGRVQMTAAAFAKGLLALEGELTPILVQMVKSANTNGLLDNDCDSSKYQNLAKGRLHDLMQNDREFTKEDRELINPCNSKSINQALDFVKNPVDCCHHVHLLIRELLHIISIKKDDPKTKDAILYHGETWDLMRCRWEKIEKDFSTKSKLFDISKIPDIYDCIKYDLQHNQHTLQYDQAEELYIYAKNLADIVIPQEYGLTPQEKLAIGQGICSPLLRKIKGDLQRNIDEVEDEFMNRLNPHYSHGVASPQRHVRTRLYFTSESHVHSLLTVLRYGGLLNVVTDEQWRRAMDYISMVSELNYMSQIVIMLYEDPTKDPTSEERFHVELHFSPGVNCCVQKNLPPGPGFRPHSHGDNACNVSLQSSDESNPSRIEEENDSACSNEDQQGKKRGNGQRNGDRSAERQPAASGMAFGFNRLELRSKQFKSKPIPIGAHHTVSGHEAMDLAKRLNEELASQQQAQFSQQQQQLRPISPDIRAVSPDCEPRSRSFEQRASSGVGPKEPGPTFGEIANARVGVASSKGSDASGANRTALQIRVTDSLSFFKIDSSTNELPLSDIDFSLNPGTPQCGPSGHKRLHVLTMRRMESCDEGDDLENLQQLQHLPQISPLATNERPLSCNCSSSMVQEHSHSKSLIDLAGPAPSSPEAAPPNPENPGCGRGDPATEASASSFDDDFQLSSSAPAILMSSQFGQRPVVASLSPLQHATTSPTASTLRLCQDMEKATVSASAAASSAAQRKATSSSCGQLSMPASAPILAENPFRFSVSPANAGNALSGGSFVSCFEPIEEQVTATSEAVQSPGQAQQQVQVVYNLPRLLVTASGSSTELTNANDWVTSPTTPTCVEQETATVTPTTTKEPTPGTIQITASSQHTIPTPNPAITTTTTTTTTKAAAALFDNTATMSSNQPFTNQLQSIDPTSTNAPPPHQHLLQQHQHQHQQHHSLQSTTATAIINQQQPSFTNMKQSNNTTISTTITNSTTTTITTTTTPSCCINSIATDSQVSVSVSASVSSANSSTSSRRQRHSIAGQMSYMKMLGFGGFSKKMATSANSLFSTAVISGSSSAPNLRDMIPVSSSGFGDVPPIRPLETLHNALSLRKLDSFLQDMILAQIFKTPTGSPPRGFEVPCEMPAVSSLTLGTHHSPTLDNMTPSSTPAATPTEMPRGGSESSSARQCSLVSQSRFDPQSASQEPGKKPWQQQPQDRYSLAEKEEAHEASDQGMEEEPEQASSLPPEVESSLEITMENIEFEQDEEAQFEPLNQDTLGRGFFLSVGEQEAGGGGSGSTCLTPVSFGMDLNLSMVANKGSMSLSMDGFDDDEDPTLSAATTPSLPADCEPHLETCYCCPSHAEAPPEVASDDPRFGFALPVRVVTQASPEHVRQVRRAHDPVSPRIQKQISLFEGTAAGSGTDKTDSSGSVAGGGAGAAALHASINIPSAQHLRQDARLRKFENLTQSTSNSNFPFESNTLKRVPMQATGDYSNVSHTQSCINLKSGGSSAALGGSPQRQRAGVGASGRGGEPVEREAPVGAAHLGRLVSTCCSASASASASASASPSPSPSPSPGALIVKERFIEPPKKGIIRGYHGKTQSMDADFLFNEFLLLPAMAPAKLSIESSDIDKVEEHPVASTSKKPPF, encoded by the exons ATGTCGTATACCGAGTTGGAATCAGGATACCAGGACCTGCGTCAAGGCAGTGCTGCCGCCGCAGCTTCAGCAGCCGCCCACaatcaacaacagcagcagcagcagcagcagcgtcaGCATCCGCTCTCGACGTCGACGTCGGCGGGGggacaacagcagcagcaccgcGTCGGCTTCTATTTGGGTCAGGATGGCAAC GGCGACACGGACTTCGGGGACAGCAATGACGGGATGGACTCCGACACcagcacctcctccagcaacaGCAAGCAGGTGGTCGTTGGAATATGTGCGATGGCTAAGAAGACACAGTCGAAGCCCATGAAGGAGATCCTGACGAGACTCGGCGAGTTCGAGTTCATCAAACTGGTCACTTTCGAGGAGAACGTGATCCTGCGCGAGCCCGTCCAGAATTGGCCCACCTGCGATTGTTTGGTCTCGTTCCACTCGAAGGGATTCCCGCTGGAGAAGGCCATCGAGTACGCCCAGCTGCGGAATCCATTCGTGCTGAACAACCTGCATATGCAGTACGACATCCAGGATCGCAGGCGGGTCTATGCTATTCTCGAGAAGGAGGGCATCGAGATACCGCGCTACGCCGTCCTCGATCGGGACTCTCCCGATCCAAAGC ATCATGAACTTATCGAGTCCGAGGACCATGTCGAAGTCAATGGCATCACCTTCAACAAGCCCTTCGTGGAGAAACCCGTCTCGGCGGAGGACCACAACATCTACATCTACTATCCGACGTCGGCGGGCGGTGGAAGCCAGCGGTTGTTCCGGAAGATTGGCAGCCGGAGCAGTGTCTACTCGCCGGAGTCGCGGGTGCGCAAGACGGGCTCCTTCATCTACGAGGACTTTATGCCCACCGATG TGTATTTTTCAGGCACGGACGTCAAGGTGTACACCGTGGGCCCGGACTACGCCCACGCGGAGGCCAGGAAGAGCCCGGCCCTGGACGGCAAGGTGGAGCGCGACAGCGAGGGCAAGGAGATCCGCTACCCGGTCATCCTCAACCACTCTGAGAAGCTCATCTCCCGGAAGGTGTGTCTGGCGTTCAAGCAGACTGTCTGTGGATTCGATCTGCTCCGGGCCAATGGGAAGTCCTACGTGTGCGACGTGAACGGCTTCAGCTTCGTGAAAAACTCCAACAAGTACTACGACGACTGCGCCAAAATTCTCGGCAACATGATCCTGCGGGAGCTCACGCCTACGCTGCACATCCCGTGGTCGGTGCCCTTCCAGCTCGACGATCCCCCGATTGTGCCCACCACCTTCGGCAAGATGATGGAGCTGCGCTGTGTGGTGGCCGTCATCCGGCACGGCGACCGCACCCCCAAGCAGAAAATGAAAGTGGAGGTGCGCCACCCCAA GTTCTTTGAGATCTTCGAGAAGTACGACGGGTATAAGCTCGGCCACGTGAAGCTAAAGCGACCCAAGCAGCTGCAGGAGATCCTGGACATAGCCCGCTTTCTGCTCAGCGAGATCCACACCAAGGCCCACGCCGAGATCGAGGAGAAGGAGTCGAAGCTGGAGCAGCTGAAGAACGTGCTGGAGATGTACGGTCACTTCTCGGGGATCAACCGCAAGGTCCAGATGAAGTACCAGCCGCGAGGAAGGCCCCGTGGCTCCAGCTCGGACGACAGCAAGTCAG CGGACACTCCCATTGAGCCCTCGCTGGTGCTCATTCTGAAATGGGGTGGAGAACTCACGCCAGCCGGAAGAATCCAGGCGGAGGAGCTGGGCCGCATCTTCCGGTGCATGTATCCGGGTGGCCAGGGCAGGTCGGACTATTCCGGGACCCAGGGACTGGGGCTCCTGAG GCTGCACTCCACATTCCGTCACGATCTGAAGATCTACGCCTCCGACGAGGGGCGAGTCCAGATGACAGCCGCCGCCTTTGCGAAGGGCCTTCTGGCCCTGGAGGGCGAACTCACGCCCATTCTCGTCCAGATGGTGAAGAGCGCCAACACGAATGGATTGCTGGACAATGATTGCGATTCCAGCAAGTACCAGAACCT GGCCAAAGGACGTCTGCACGATCTTATGCAGAACGATCGCGAGTTCACCAAGGAAGACCGTGAGCTCATCAATCCCTGCAACAGCAAGTCCATCAACCAGGCCCTGGACTTTGTCAAGAACCCGGTGGACTGCTGCCACCACGTGCACCTGCTCATCCGCGAGCTGCTGCACATCATCAGCATCAAAAAGGACGATCCAAAGACAAAGGACGCCATCCTGTACCACGGCGAGACCTGGGACCTGATGCGCTGTCGCTGGGAGAAGATCGAGAAGGACTTCAGCACCAAGTCGAAGCTGTTCGACATCTCCAAGATCCCGGACATCTACGACTGCATCAAGTACGATCTGCAGCACAACCAGCACACGCTGCAGTACGACCAGGCCGAGGAGCTCTACATCTACGCCAAGAACCTGGCGGACATTGTCATACCCCAGGAGTACGGCCTGACGCCACAGGAGAAGCTGGCCATTGGCCAGGGAATATGTTCACCGCTGCTCCGGAAGATCAAGGGCGACCTCCAGCGGAACATCGACGAGGTGGAGGATGAGTTCATGAACCGCCTGAATCCGCACTACAGCCACGGCGTGGCCAGTCCCCAGAGGCATGTGAGGACCCGGCTTTACTTTACCAGCGAATCGCACGTCCACTCGCTGCTCACAGTGCTCCGGTACGGCGGCTTACTGAACGTCGTCACGGACGAGCAGTGGCGCCGGGCCATGGACTACATATCCATGGTGTCCGAGCTGAACTACATGTCCCAGATTGTCATTATGCTGTACGAGGATCCCACGAAGGACCCCACCTCGGAGGAGCGCTTCCACGTCGAGCTCCACTTCAGCCCGGGCGTCAACTGTTGCGTGCAGAAGAACCTGCCGCCGGGTCCGGGATTCCGGCCGCACTCCCACGGCGACAATGCCTGCAACGTGAGCCTGCAGTCCTCGGACGAGTCTAATCCGTCGCGGATCGAGGAGGAGAATGACTCCGCCTGCTCCAACGAAGATCAGCAGGGCAAAAAGCGAGGG AATGGGCAGCGGAACGGGGACCGCAGCGCGGAGCGACAGCCTGCGGCGAGCGGAATGGCTTTTGGATTCAATCGCCTGGAGCTGCGCTCTAAGCAGTTCAAGTCGAAGCCCATTCCCATCGGCGCCCACCACACTGTCAGCGGGCACGAGGCCATGGACCTGGCCAAGCGGCTGAACGAGGAGCTGGCGTCGCAGCAGCAGGCCCAGTTctcgcagcagcaacagcaacttcGGCCCATCAGTCCGGATATCCGGGCGGTTAGTCCGGACtgtgagccgcgctcccgcagCTTCGAGCAGAGGGCCTCCTCCGGCGTCGGTCCCAAGGAACCGG GGCCTACTTTCGGGGAGATTGCCAATGCTcgagtgggcgtggccagcTCGAAGGGATCGGATGCCTCGGGCGCCAATCGAACTGCTCTTCAGATCCGCGTCACGGACAGCTTGTCCTTCTTCAAGATCGATTCGTCTACCAATGAGTTGCCGTTGTCGGACATTGATTTCTCCCTGAATCCTGGGACGCCGCAGTGCGGTCCGTCTGGCCACAAGCGCCTTCATGTGCTGACCATGCGCCGCATGGAGAGCTGCGACGAAGGGGACGACCTCGAGAACCTGCAACAGCTGCAGCACTTGCCCCAGATCTCGCCACTGGCCACGAATGAGCGCCCCCTCAGCTGCAACTGCAGCAGTTCGATGGTGCAGGAGCACTCGCACTCGAAGAGCCTGATCGACTTGGCGGGTCCGGCTCCCTCTTCGCCGGAAGCGGCCCCTCCGAATCCGGAGAATCCCGGCTGCGGACGCGGCGATCCAGCAACGGAGGCGAGTGCCAGCAGTTTCGACGACGACTTCCAGTTGTCCAGCTCAGCTCCGGCCATCCTGATGAGCTCCCAGTTTGGCCAGCGGCCGGTGGTGGCTTCGCTGTCTCCCCTGCAACATGCCACCACCTCTCCGACAGCCTCCACGCTGCGCCTCTGCCAGGACATGGAAAAGGCCACGGTTTCGGCTTCTGCTGCCGCCTCCTCCGCGGCACAGCGTAAGGCCACCAGCAGCTCCTGCGGCCAGCTGTCCATGCCGGCCTCTGCTCCGATCCTTGCGGAGAATCCCTTCCGGTTCAGTGTTTCGCCTGCCAATGCAGGAAATGCGCTCTCCGGCGGCTCCTTTGTGAGCTGCTTCGAGCCAATAGAAGAGCAGGTCACGGCCACAAGTGAGGCAGTTCAAAGTCCAGGGCAGGCTCAACAACAGGTCCAGGTGGTCTACAATCTGCCGAGGCTGTTGGTAACGGCCTCGGGGAGTAGCACAGAACTGACAAACGCCAATGACTGGGTGACTTCACCAACGACACCAACATGCGTTGAACAAGAAACAGCCACTGTTACACCAACTACAACCAAAGAACCCACACCAGGTACAATACAAATAACAGCTTCATCACAACACACAATTCCAACACCAAACCCAGccataacaacaacaacaacaacaacaacaacaaaagcagcagcagctttgTTTGATAATACAGCAACAATGTCTTCTAATCAACCATTTACTAACCAACTCCAATCGATCGATCCCACCTCGACTaacgcaccaccaccacaccaACACTTACTccaacaacatcaacatcaacatcaacaacaccaCTCTCTACAATCAACAACGGCAACTGCAATCATCAATCAACAACAACCATCATTCACCAACATGAAACAATCAAACAACACCACTATCTCAACAACAATCACAAActcaacaacaaccacaatcACAACCACTACGACCCCGTCTTGTTGTATCAACTCCATCGCCACAGATAGCCAAGTCTCGGTCTCGGTTTCGGCCTCGGTCTCATCGGCGAACTCGTCCACCTCGTCGCGTCGCCAAAGACACAGTATTGCCGGCCAGATGTCCTATATGAAAATGTTGGGTTTCGGTGGTTTTAGCAAAAAGATGGCCACCAGCGCGAATAGCCTTTTCAGCACCGCCGTCATTAGCGGCAGTTCCTCGGCACCGAACTTGCGCGACATGATACCGGTCTCCTCCTCCG GATTTGGAGACGTACCACCAATTCGACCACTGGAAACACTTCACAATGCGCTGTCACTGCGCAAGCTGGACAGCTTCCTGCAGGACATGATACTGGCGCAGATATTCAAGACGCCGACAGGATCGCCGCCGCGGGGCTTTGAGGTGCCTTGCGAAATGCCGGCGGTTTCCTCCCTGACGCTCGGCACACACCACTCGCCGACGTTGGACAATATGACGCCATCGAGTACTCCGGCGGCCACGCCCACGGAGATGCCACGCGGCGGcagcgagtccagctcggcCAGGCAGTGCTCCCTGGTGAGCCAGTCGAGGTTCGACCCCCAGTCCGCCAGCCAGGAGCCGGGCAAGAAGC CttggcagcagcagccccaGGATAGATATTCCTTGGCGGAGAAGGAGGAGGCACACGAAGCAAGCGATCAGGGCATGGAGGAGGAGCCAGAGCAGGCGTCATCGCTCCCGCCGGAAGTGGAGAGCAG CCTGGAGATAACCATGGAGAACATCGAGTTCGAGCAAGACGAGGAAGCACAGTTCGAGCCCTTGAACCAGGACACCCTAGGCAGAGGCTTCTTTCTGAGCGTCGGAGAGCAGGAAGCCGGCGGCGGAGGAAGTGGCAGCACCTGCCTCACCCCAGTTAGCTTCGGCATGGATCTGAATCTCAGCATGGTGGCCAACAAGGGATCCATGTCGCTCTCAATGGAT GGCTTCGACGATGACGAGGACCCCACTTTGTCGGCGGCCACCACTCCGTCGCTGCCCGCGGACTGCGAGCCTCATCTGGAGACGTGCTACTGCTGCCCCAGCCACGCCGAAGCTCCGCCGGAGGTGGCCAGCGACGATCCACGCTTCGGATTTGCTCTGCCCGTCCGTGTGGTCACCCAGGCGTCGCCGGAGCACGTGCGTCAGGTGCGGCGGGCCCACGACCCGGTGTCGCCGCGCATCCAGAAGCAGATCAGCCTGTTCGAGGGCACCGCTGCCGGCAGCGGTACGGATAAGACGGACTCCAGTGGGTCGGTGGCCGGCGGAGGAGCTGGAGCGGCGGCTCTGCATGCCTCGATCAACATACCGTCGGCGCAGCATTTGCGGCAGGATGCCCGGCTGCGAAAGTTCGAAAATCTCACGCAGTCCACCTCGAACTCAAACTTTCCGTTCGAGAGCAACACGCTCAAGCGGGTGCCCATGCAGGCCACCGGGGACTACTCCAACGTGAGTCACACCCAGAGCTGCATCAACCTGAAGAGCGGCGGGAGCAGCGCAGCTCTTGGAGGATCGCCGCAGCGCCAGCGAGCAGGCGTCGGAGCGAGCGGCCGTGGAGGAGAGCCTGTGGAGCGGGAAGCGCCGGTGGGAGCCGCCCATCTGGGCCGACTGGTGAGCACCTGCTGCTCCGCGTctgcctccgcctccgcctccgcctccgcttCACCCTCGCCGTCGCCCTCCCCATCGCCGGGTGCTCTGATCGTGAAGGAACGCTTCATCGAGCCTCCCAAGAAAGGCATCATCCGGGGCTACCACGGCAAGACGCAGTCCATGGATGCGGATTTTCTGTTCAACGAGTTCCTGCTCCTGCCGGCGATGGCGCCCGCCAAGCTCTCCATCGAAAGCTCGGACATAGACAAGGTGGAGGAGCATCCCGTGGCCTCCACCAGCAAGAAGCCGCCCTTTTAA